The nucleotide sequence NNNNNNNNNNNNNNNNNNNNNNNNNNNNNNNNNNNNNNNNNNNNNNNNNNNNNNNNNNNNNNNNNNNNNNNNNNNNNNNNNNNNNNNNNNNNNNNNNNNNNNNNNNNNNNNNNNNNNNTATTATCAGGTTAAGATTTTAACGCATAGAAGAACTAAATTGTTACCAAAAACACCAACATTTATATATGATGTCTCtgttgttcctcttcttctttctttctcctgcAGGGAAAAGTTGAACTCGATAAATCTGGTGTTGTATATGTCTCCAATAGCTgtcatttctcttcttcccgTCACGCTAGTTATGGAACCAGACGTGATCAGCTTGACCTTGATACTTGCAAAACAACATCAGTACATGTGGATACTTCTTCTAGTTAACTCGGTGATCAGCTGTgttgttttttagatttatgcTTCAATTACTGTTAATGTCCTGATGATCTGTTATGTATTTATGTGGTTCTTGATTTGCCATGGTGAGTTAGGTCtttaaatgagtttttttttttgtgtggatggATAAACAGATAATGACCGCAACTTCATCAAATAAAGAACTTGCAGTGTCTGTTTCGTTTGGTAAGTTTGAGAATGATTCACTTTCATGGGagaaattttcatctttttctccaAACAAGTACTTGGAAGAAGTGGAGAAGTGTGCAACTGCTGGATCAGTAGCTCAGAAGAAGGCTTATTGCGAATCACATTACAAGAAGATTGCTAAGAGGAGAGCTGATATCATCATGGAGCAGAATCAGAACCGGGGAAAAACATACGATAGTGACAATGACGAGTCAATGATGATTGAATTGACTCTAATGCTTGTTATGAATCTAACAGTGAAAGTACTTCAGAAAAAGATAAGCTTTTTGCCAGCATTGCCAATAAAGTGAATGAAACATGTATTTATGAGCCTCTTGAAGAAACTATGGACTTCGAGGATCGTCAAAGCTTGGCTGATGCAGGGGATGATCTGAATACCTTAAAGTTGGAGAAACTTGAAGATACTTCATCAAAGGATACACGTAAAAAGAATGAAACGCCaatgaaggagaaaaagaaacagaaagatCATAATCCAATcaagaagacaaataaaaaatattgtatattattgtaaaataacATCTTAAGGTATTTGATGTATAGATGTTTGAGAAAAAGGATCAAAGGATGGAGAAATAGTAGAGATGTTTGAGAAAAAAAGTGGGTGCGTTTAATGAAGTGATAGATGGGAAATATATCTGTTTAGAAGCTATTAAGGAGTAGAAGATGGAGCATTTGCAGAAGATAGAAGAGTTGCAACATAGACGAAGGACAgagatttgtttggttgtaattaatagaattttagggTGAATGTGAGGTTTTATGTACAACTAAATCACTTAGGTACAACTGAGAAAATTTCAGTATAACTTGAACTATTTGGTGCAACTGTACTAGAGCTactaaaataagtttaaatatgGATAAtgtgaaaacgaaaaaaaatagattttttggCGGCGGATATTCATTTAATATCATCACGTGTGGTAAAATGAACCAAAGACAACAggatattagtaaaaaattatttggtatacacataattatacatagttGTCCAGTTGTACTCTC is from Camelina sativa cultivar DH55 chromosome 20, Cs, whole genome shotgun sequence and encodes:
- the LOC104770540 gene encoding uncharacterized protein LOC104770540, encoding MSPIAVISLLPVTLVMEPDVISLTLILAKQHQYMWILLLVNSIMTATSSNKELAVSVSFGKFENDSLSWEKFSSFSPNKYLEEVEKCATAGSVAQKKAYCESHYKKIAKRRADIIMEQNQNRGKTYDSDNDESMMIELTLMLVMNLTVKVLQKKISFLPALPIK